From the genome of Deinococcus sp. AJ005, one region includes:
- a CDS encoding ABC transporter ATP-binding protein, whose protein sequence is MHQRQYIIGMVLVIFANSINLLPFYFIRLVIDGLTGARDGDPGTPGITLAQAGWYALGIVVAAVAAGVFMLYMRRLIVVASRQTEYEIRRDIFAHLQGLDKPYYDRASTGDLMNRLTGDLSAVRETLGFGLWQIVNIVSGFLTSFAVMFSLSWQLTLIVLAVVPIIVGVLTYLARLINVRHRLAQEQNSKIAGKAQENFSGARVVKGYAIEDREISEYKAMNLELLKRNIALTKVDGPLRSFMSLLLGLAFALILLVGGRLILNSNGAFTVGMFVQFVGTLERLTFPMLMIGWITGVTQRGLASWLRLRELYDARAQVQDVPGRTDTSIRTLDGDLRFQNVSMNYGTREVLKSIDLHVPAGTFLGITGPTGSGKTVLGQLITRSMDPSSGVVRMDGHDLRVIPLRVLHDAVAVVPQEPFLFGDTLANNIAFGVEKQELPLVKTGVSVVGAPPVPNIPQQPDPERVRNAARLAGLLEDIEGFPDGFETLLGERGVTLSGGQRQRTAIARAIVREPAILILDDSLSAVDTETERKILDGLREVSQGRTVILIAHRVSTLRHADKIVVLEEGRVTEQGSHDELLELNGHYAELERLQRLASDLDEEDDAIGDPEAAADRLAARREAIRDAQATQTQATQTQPTQTQTRQEVLK, encoded by the coding sequence ATGCACCAGCGCCAGTACATCATCGGCATGGTGCTGGTCATCTTTGCCAACAGCATCAACCTGTTGCCCTTCTATTTCATTCGTCTGGTCATCGACGGCCTGACCGGGGCGCGCGACGGCGATCCTGGCACGCCCGGCATCACGCTGGCGCAGGCTGGATGGTACGCGCTGGGCATCGTGGTGGCGGCGGTGGCAGCGGGCGTGTTCATGCTGTACATGCGCCGATTGATCGTGGTGGCCTCGCGCCAGACCGAGTACGAAATCCGGCGCGACATCTTTGCCCACCTGCAAGGGCTGGACAAGCCGTATTACGACCGCGCCAGTACCGGCGACCTGATGAACCGCCTGACCGGCGATCTGAGCGCCGTGCGCGAGACGCTGGGTTTCGGCCTCTGGCAGATCGTGAACATCGTGTCGGGCTTTCTGACCTCGTTCGCCGTGATGTTCAGCCTGAGCTGGCAACTGACCCTGATCGTGCTGGCGGTGGTGCCCATCATCGTGGGCGTGCTGACGTATCTGGCGCGGCTGATCAATGTGCGCCACCGGCTGGCGCAGGAGCAGAACAGCAAGATCGCGGGCAAGGCGCAGGAAAACTTCAGCGGCGCGCGGGTGGTCAAGGGCTACGCCATCGAGGACCGCGAGATCAGCGAGTACAAGGCCATGAACCTGGAACTGCTGAAGCGCAACATCGCGCTGACCAAGGTGGACGGTCCCCTCAGATCGTTCATGAGCCTGCTGCTCGGGCTGGCTTTTGCGCTGATCCTGCTGGTGGGCGGGCGGCTGATCCTGAACTCGAACGGGGCCTTCACGGTGGGAATGTTCGTGCAGTTCGTGGGCACCCTGGAACGCCTGACTTTCCCGATGCTGATGATCGGCTGGATTACCGGCGTGACCCAGCGCGGGCTGGCGTCGTGGCTGCGTCTGCGTGAGCTGTACGACGCCCGCGCCCAGGTGCAGGACGTGCCGGGCCGCACCGACACCAGCATCCGCACGCTGGACGGCGACTTGCGCTTCCAGAACGTGTCGATGAATTACGGCACCCGCGAGGTGCTTAAAAGTATCGATCTGCATGTTCCTGCCGGGACCTTTCTGGGCATCACTGGCCCCACCGGCAGCGGCAAGACCGTGCTGGGGCAGCTCATCACCCGCAGCATGGACCCCAGCTCCGGCGTGGTCCGCATGGACGGCCATGATCTGCGGGTCATTCCGCTGCGGGTGCTGCACGACGCGGTGGCCGTGGTGCCGCAGGAACCCTTCCTGTTCGGGGACACGCTGGCCAACAACATCGCCTTCGGGGTGGAAAAGCAGGAGTTGCCCCTGGTCAAGACTGGCGTGAGCGTGGTGGGTGCGCCGCCTGTGCCGAATATTCCCCAGCAGCCTGACCCGGAGCGGGTCCGCAACGCCGCCCGACTGGCCGGACTGCTGGAAGACATCGAGGGCTTCCCAGACGGCTTCGAGACGCTGCTCGGCGAGCGTGGCGTGACCCTCAGCGGCGGCCAGCGCCAGCGCACCGCCATTGCGCGGGCCATCGTGCGCGAACCGGCCATCCTGATTCTGGACGACAGCCTCTCGGCGGTGGACACCGAGACCGAGCGCAAGATTCTGGACGGCCTGCGCGAGGTCAGCCAGGGCCGCACCGTGATCCTGATCGCCCACCGCGTCAGCACGCTGCGCCACGCCGACAAGATCGTGGTGCTGGAAGAGGGCCGCGTGACCGAGCAGGGCAGTCACGACGAGCTGCTGGAACTGAACGGCCATTACGCCGAGCTGGAACGCCTGCAACGTCTGGCCAGCGATCTGGACGAGGAAGACGACGCCATCGGTGATCCCGAAGCGGCAGCGGACCGTCTGGCCGCGCGCCGGGAGGCCATCCGCGACGCCCAGGCGACCCAGACCCAGGCTACGCAAACCCAGCCCACGCAAACCCAGACCCGTCAGGAGGTGCTGAAGTGA
- a CDS encoding ABC transporter ATP-binding protein, translated as MTAPDDSYKKEFDAQLTRRVLRYVQPYLRLVIGGIVLALLISLASPVFALIQRHAIDSFLTPLALQRGGNVDALYRGLTMTALLFAGLKVLQFGLQYAFALAIGYLGQNVLRDIRADVFSKLQRLQLSYFDQNPVGRLITRVTSDVDAINQFITNGLVSLIQSSFIIVVYVVIMLSVNWRLALISFTVLPVLYFATNFFRTKLRDAFRDTRTHQATVNSKLNENITGMLTVQLFGRERRSALDFDHSNRALLTANENSVHWFSLFMPVVAVLGQVAVALILFFASQQILGVGVDANGALQTGVVAGAITVGTLFAFIQLSQQLFQPIQDLADVFNTLQAAMASSERIFGVLDTEEEIADKPDAKTLPNFEGRVDFEQVWFAYDQTVTAETPDSDSRWILRGIDLHIQPGESVALVGATGAGKTSVTALVSRFYDVQRGAVKVDGENVRDLAQHDLRKHVGVVLQEVFLFAGTIESNLTLNNTEIPHERVVEACKYVGVHDYILSLENGYQTEVRERGATLSTGQKQLLAFARALIQNPDILLVLDEATANVDTETELRIQQALIKVMYGRTSVIIAHRLSTIEHCDRIVVMKKGRVVEQGSHSELLEQGGYYARLHRLQYSQADAAD; from the coding sequence GTGACCGCTCCCGACGACAGCTACAAGAAGGAATTCGACGCTCAACTCACCCGCCGCGTGCTGCGCTACGTCCAGCCGTACCTGCGACTGGTGATCGGCGGCATCGTGCTGGCGCTGCTGATCTCGCTGGCCTCGCCCGTCTTCGCGCTGATCCAGCGCCACGCCATCGACAGTTTCCTGACGCCGCTGGCCCTGCAACGCGGCGGCAATGTGGACGCGCTGTACCGGGGTCTGACCATGACGGCTCTGCTGTTTGCGGGCCTCAAGGTGCTGCAATTTGGCCTGCAATACGCCTTCGCCCTCGCCATCGGCTACCTGGGCCAGAACGTCCTGCGCGACATCCGCGCCGACGTGTTCAGCAAGCTGCAACGGCTGCAACTGTCCTACTTCGATCAGAACCCGGTGGGCCGCCTGATCACCCGCGTCACCAGCGACGTGGACGCCATCAACCAGTTCATCACCAACGGGCTGGTCAGCCTGATCCAGAGCAGCTTTATCATCGTGGTGTACGTGGTCATCATGCTGTCGGTCAACTGGCGACTGGCGCTGATCAGCTTCACGGTGCTGCCGGTGCTGTATTTCGCCACCAACTTCTTCCGCACCAAGTTGCGCGACGCCTTCCGCGACACCCGCACCCATCAGGCCACCGTGAACAGCAAGCTCAACGAGAACATCACCGGGATGCTGACCGTGCAACTGTTCGGGCGCGAACGCCGCAGCGCGCTGGATTTTGACCACAGCAACCGCGCCCTGCTGACCGCCAACGAGAACAGCGTCCACTGGTTCTCGCTGTTCATGCCCGTCGTAGCCGTGCTGGGACAGGTGGCCGTGGCGCTGATTCTGTTCTTCGCCTCGCAGCAGATTCTGGGCGTGGGCGTGGATGCCAACGGGGCTTTGCAGACGGGCGTGGTGGCCGGGGCGATCACGGTGGGCACGCTGTTTGCCTTTATCCAACTGTCGCAGCAACTGTTCCAGCCGATTCAGGATCTGGCTGACGTGTTCAATACCCTGCAAGCGGCGATGGCCTCCAGCGAGCGCATCTTCGGCGTGCTGGACACGGAAGAAGAAATTGCCGACAAGCCGGACGCCAAAACGCTGCCGAACTTCGAGGGCCGGGTGGACTTTGAACAGGTCTGGTTTGCCTACGATCAGACCGTCACCGCCGAGACGCCCGACAGCGACAGCCGCTGGATTCTGCGCGGCATCGATCTGCACATCCAGCCGGGCGAGAGCGTGGCCCTGGTGGGTGCGACGGGCGCAGGCAAGACCAGCGTGACGGCCCTGGTCAGCCGCTTTTACGACGTGCAGCGCGGGGCCGTGAAAGTGGACGGCGAGAACGTGCGCGATCTGGCGCAGCACGACCTCCGCAAGCATGTGGGGGTGGTCTTGCAGGAGGTGTTCCTGTTCGCCGGGACCATCGAGAGCAACCTGACCCTGAACAACACCGAGATTCCGCATGAGCGCGTGGTGGAAGCCTGCAAGTACGTGGGCGTCCACGACTACATCCTGTCGCTGGAAAACGGTTACCAGACCGAGGTGCGCGAACGCGGCGCGACCCTGTCCACCGGGCAGAAGCAACTGCTGGCCTTCGCCCGCGCGCTGATTCAGAACCCGGACATTCTGCTGGTGCTGGACGAGGCCACTGCCAACGTGGACACCGAGACCGAGCTGCGGATTCAGCAGGCGCTGATCAAGGTGATGTACGGGCGCACCAGCGTGATCATCGCCCACCGCCTCAGTACCATCGAACACTGTGACCGGATCGTGGTGATGAAGAAGGGCCGCGTGGTGGAGCAGGGCAGCCACAGCGAACTGCTGGAACAGGGCGGCTACTACGCCCGCCTGCACCGCCTCCAGTATTCGCAGGCCGACGCGGCGGATTGA
- a CDS encoding ABC transporter substrate-binding protein, whose amino-acid sequence MKHFALLSLAFLLGGTQTTQAQTPTRTVNIGLGYNPDVQFTPFYVADKLGYFAAEGLKVNYQHGYVTQLLPLLLQGKLDFVVGDPEDAIFARNQGADVKYIMTMYQKNPVTVFSLKPLDGIASLKGKTVGIPGPYGSSYHAIQAVLDSANLKEGKDITLSTIGFTQQDAVRAGRVDAAVGYINNDVVLLGQSVKKKVYTLDISAAYPMVGVGLIASGKSLTGDLAAKVVRASQRGLKFTVADPARAFKLAQPVFGKAGTLEILKASTPLMTSAYTQANGIGASNPDAWTKAVAVLVKQGNLPAGAKATDYYSNGFISKTLK is encoded by the coding sequence ATGAAGCACTTTGCCCTCCTCTCCCTGGCGTTCCTGCTGGGAGGAACCCAGACCACCCAGGCCCAGACGCCCACACGCACGGTCAATATCGGCCTGGGCTACAACCCGGACGTGCAATTCACGCCCTTTTATGTGGCCGACAAGCTGGGGTACTTTGCCGCCGAGGGGCTGAAGGTCAACTATCAGCACGGCTACGTGACCCAACTGCTGCCTCTCCTGCTGCAAGGCAAACTGGACTTCGTGGTGGGCGATCCCGAAGACGCCATCTTCGCCAGGAACCAGGGTGCAGACGTCAAATACATCATGACCATGTACCAGAAGAACCCAGTCACGGTCTTCAGCCTCAAGCCGCTGGACGGGATTGCCAGCTTAAAAGGCAAGACGGTGGGCATTCCTGGCCCTTACGGCAGCAGTTACCACGCCATTCAGGCCGTGCTGGACAGCGCCAACCTCAAGGAAGGCAAGGACATCACGTTGTCCACCATCGGCTTCACGCAGCAGGACGCGGTGCGGGCCGGGCGGGTGGACGCCGCCGTGGGCTACATCAACAACGACGTGGTGTTGCTGGGCCAGTCGGTGAAGAAGAAGGTCTATACCCTGGACATTTCCGCCGCGTACCCGATGGTGGGCGTGGGCCTGATCGCCTCCGGCAAGTCGCTAACGGGTGATCTGGCCGCCAAAGTGGTGCGGGCCAGCCAGCGCGGCCTGAAATTCACGGTGGCGGACCCCGCCCGCGCCTTCAAACTGGCCCAGCCCGTGTTTGGCAAGGCGGGGACGCTGGAGATCCTCAAGGCCAGCACGCCGCTGATGACCAGTGCCTACACGCAGGCCAACGGCATCGGCGCAAGCAATCCCGATGCCTGGACAAAAGCGGTGGCTGTCCTGGTCAAGCAGGGAAATCTGCCCGCCGGAGCGAAGGCGACGGACTATTACAGCAACGGGTTTATCAGCAAGACCTTGAAGTAG